A window of the Thiomicrospira microaerophila genome harbors these coding sequences:
- the lon gene encoding endopeptidase La, whose amino-acid sequence MDINQIAMKMNVLVMPLRDVVVFPGSVMPLFVGRAKSISAVFEAQRRDRQLFLIAQKSADQDDPDISDLYSVGTLANILQTLKLPDGTVKVLVEGVQRFELVNLHSRDGFLAADIAALEQDLGPDSDTRALSNLLRDRFLYLADLRKKLPSEVKESIERSEEPNRLVDLIGANMALTMDRKQALLSLLSVNARLEQLLAYIEEDIDLIESEKRITMRVKSQMDRTQREFYLNEKIKAIHKELRTDADGVDEFEQLEQKIKQAQMPADVESKALVEFKKLKQMQAQSAEANVIRNYLDWLLQLPWKKRSRVSKDLNKAQNVLDQQHYGLEKVKERIVEYLAVQQRVKKIKGSILCLVGPPGVGKTTLARSIAEATNREYVRMALGGVRDEAEIRGHRKTYIGALPGKIIQKMAKAGTVNPLFLLDEVDKMASDSRGDPASALLEVLDPEQNATFNDHYLEVDYDLSDVMFIATSNSMDIPEALLDRMEVINLSGYTEPEKINIALRYLIEKNLQDHGLKLQELTITEAAVKRIIQVYTREAGVRDLDRNIAKICRKAVKQILDRSKAVPITVDAKDLEDYLGVAKYRFGLASLENQIGQVTGLAWTRVGGDLLKIEATAMPGKGKLESTGQLGSVMSESVQAAMSVIRSRSASLGLPADFYEKIDLHLHFPDGATKKDGPSAGIAVCTAITSVLTKIPVRADVAMTGEITLRGEVLPIGGLKEKLLAALRGGIKVVLIPHDNIRDLSDISTEITDQLDIKPVRWFDEVLKEALVSQPEALDYEDGLVSALGVRKLTNVVIDEQKAH is encoded by the coding sequence ATGGATATTAATCAAATCGCGATGAAAATGAATGTGTTAGTCATGCCTCTGCGAGATGTGGTTGTGTTTCCTGGCTCTGTCATGCCTTTGTTTGTTGGACGTGCAAAGTCAATCAGTGCTGTGTTTGAGGCACAAAGACGCGATAGACAACTTTTTTTAATTGCACAAAAAAGTGCTGATCAAGATGATCCTGATATCTCCGATTTATATAGCGTTGGTACGCTTGCCAATATTTTGCAAACACTCAAGCTTCCAGATGGAACCGTTAAAGTTCTGGTTGAAGGCGTGCAGCGTTTTGAACTAGTCAACCTGCATAGCCGTGATGGTTTTTTAGCGGCAGATATAGCTGCTTTAGAGCAAGACTTGGGGCCTGATAGTGATACACGTGCCTTGTCCAATCTTTTACGGGATAGGTTTCTTTATCTGGCTGATTTGCGCAAGAAATTGCCATCAGAGGTTAAAGAGTCGATTGAGCGTTCGGAAGAGCCTAATCGTTTAGTAGATTTAATTGGTGCCAATATGGCGCTTACCATGGATCGTAAGCAAGCGCTCTTGTCCTTGTTGTCGGTTAATGCACGTCTCGAACAATTACTTGCCTACATTGAAGAAGATATTGATCTGATTGAGTCCGAGAAACGGATCACCATGAGGGTTAAAAGCCAGATGGATCGAACCCAGAGAGAGTTTTATCTCAATGAAAAGATCAAAGCTATTCACAAGGAACTGCGCACTGATGCTGATGGTGTTGATGAGTTTGAGCAGTTGGAGCAAAAGATCAAGCAAGCCCAAATGCCTGCCGATGTTGAATCTAAAGCTCTGGTGGAATTCAAGAAACTAAAGCAAATGCAAGCTCAGTCAGCTGAAGCCAATGTGATTAGAAATTATTTAGACTGGTTGCTACAATTGCCTTGGAAGAAAAGGTCTCGGGTTTCTAAGGATCTTAACAAGGCTCAGAATGTCTTAGATCAACAACATTATGGTTTGGAAAAGGTTAAAGAGCGTATAGTAGAGTATTTGGCCGTTCAACAAAGAGTTAAAAAGATCAAGGGATCTATTCTATGTTTGGTTGGTCCTCCAGGCGTTGGTAAAACAACCCTTGCACGTTCTATAGCTGAGGCTACTAACCGTGAGTATGTCAGAATGGCCCTAGGTGGCGTGCGTGATGAAGCTGAAATTCGTGGACACAGAAAAACCTATATTGGTGCGTTGCCGGGTAAAATCATTCAAAAAATGGCGAAGGCCGGTACGGTTAATCCTTTGTTTCTTCTTGATGAAGTGGACAAGATGGCCTCTGATTCACGAGGGGATCCGGCTAGTGCGCTGTTAGAAGTGCTTGATCCTGAACAAAACGCAACGTTTAATGATCACTACTTGGAAGTCGATTATGATTTGTCCGATGTGATGTTTATTGCAACCTCTAATTCAATGGATATTCCTGAAGCTTTGCTTGATCGAATGGAGGTGATTAATCTCTCAGGTTACACAGAGCCCGAAAAAATAAATATTGCGCTACGCTATTTAATCGAAAAAAATCTTCAGGATCATGGGCTCAAGTTACAAGAACTAACCATAACAGAAGCAGCTGTTAAGAGGATTATTCAAGTTTATACCCGTGAAGCCGGGGTGCGTGATCTTGACCGAAATATTGCTAAAATTTGCCGTAAAGCGGTTAAGCAAATACTGGACAGGTCTAAGGCGGTGCCGATCACGGTAGATGCTAAGGATTTAGAGGATTATCTTGGGGTTGCTAAATATCGTTTTGGATTGGCGAGTCTCGAAAATCAAATTGGACAAGTCACTGGTCTTGCATGGACAAGAGTGGGTGGGGATTTGTTGAAAATTGAAGCGACCGCAATGCCTGGCAAAGGTAAACTTGAAAGCACTGGGCAATTAGGCAGTGTCATGTCTGAGTCAGTTCAGGCCGCGATGAGTGTGATTAGAAGTCGTTCGGCCAGTTTAGGCTTGCCTGCTGATTTTTATGAAAAAATTGATCTACATCTTCATTTTCCGGATGGGGCAACCAAAAAAGATGGTCCCAGCGCAGGAATTGCCGTGTGTACTGCAATCACCTCGGTATTAACCAAGATTCCTGTCAGGGCAGATGTTGCCATGACAGGAGAAATCACACTAAGAGGTGAGGTTTTACCGATTGGTGGGCTTAAAGAGAAGTTATTGGCGGCATTGCGCGGTGGAATTAAGGTGGTCTTGATACCTCATGATAATATTAGAGATTTATCCGATATTTCGACTGAAATAACCGATCAGCTTGATATAAAGCCAGTTCGTTGGTTTGATGAGGTACTCAAAGAGGCATTGGTTTCGCAGCCTGAAGCCTTAGATTATGAAGATGGCCTGGTAAGTGCTTTGGGGGTCAGGAAGTTAACAAACGTTGTTATCGATGAACAAAAAGCTCATTAA
- the purB gene encoding adenylosuccinate lyase: protein MSDALFLSELTAISPVDGRYGSRLTDLKSIFSEYGLIKNRVRVEVSWLNMLANHPGIPEVPAFSPEAKAHLQILVDNFTLEMAQRVKEIERTTNHDVKAVEYLIKEHMAPIDELNKINEFVHFACTSEDINNLAYALMLKEAREQVLVPQMQKLVDEIARQAIEMAAIPMLSRTHGQPASPTTVGKEFANVAYRLQRQIKQLMQVQVMGKINGATGNYNAHLSAYPSINWYELSEQFVQSLGLAWNPYTIQIEPHDYIAEYFHAISRFNTVLIDFDRDVWGYIALGFFKQKTVAGEIGSSTMPHKVNPIDFENSEGNLGMANAIFEHLAQKLPISRWQRDLTDSTVLRNLGVGVAHTQIALQASMKGLGKLEVNEAKLAQDLDDNWEVLAEAIQTVMRRYGIEKPYEKLKDLTRGRRVNSQIMQEFVDQLELPAEAKQSLKDMTPGSYIGNAQRQAETIELALTILKGR, encoded by the coding sequence ATGTCTGACGCTCTTTTTCTTTCAGAACTCACTGCCATTTCTCCGGTTGACGGTCGTTACGGGAGCCGCTTAACCGATTTAAAATCGATTTTCAGCGAGTATGGGCTAATTAAAAACCGAGTGCGTGTTGAAGTGTCCTGGTTGAATATGTTAGCCAACCACCCCGGCATTCCAGAAGTACCGGCTTTTAGTCCTGAAGCGAAAGCCCACTTACAAATCCTTGTTGATAACTTCACCCTTGAGATGGCACAACGGGTAAAAGAAATAGAACGCACCACCAACCATGATGTCAAGGCGGTTGAATACCTCATTAAAGAACACATGGCACCGATAGATGAGTTGAATAAAATCAATGAATTTGTTCACTTTGCCTGCACCTCAGAAGACATCAATAACCTAGCCTACGCGCTGATGCTGAAAGAAGCGCGTGAACAGGTCTTGGTACCGCAAATGCAAAAACTGGTGGATGAAATTGCGCGCCAAGCGATTGAGATGGCCGCGATTCCGATGCTTTCACGTACCCACGGCCAACCGGCTTCGCCGACGACAGTTGGAAAAGAATTTGCCAATGTCGCTTATCGCCTACAGCGCCAGATTAAACAACTGATGCAAGTTCAAGTGATGGGTAAAATCAATGGCGCCACTGGCAACTACAATGCTCACTTATCGGCCTACCCCAGCATTAACTGGTACGAACTGTCTGAACAGTTTGTTCAATCGCTTGGCTTGGCATGGAACCCTTACACCATTCAAATTGAGCCCCATGACTATATTGCTGAGTATTTCCATGCGATTTCACGCTTTAATACCGTGTTAATTGACTTTGACCGCGATGTTTGGGGCTATATTGCGCTCGGCTTCTTCAAACAGAAAACCGTGGCTGGCGAAATCGGTTCTTCGACCATGCCTCACAAGGTCAACCCGATTGATTTTGAAAACTCAGAAGGCAACTTGGGGATGGCTAACGCAATTTTTGAACATCTGGCGCAAAAACTACCGATTTCTCGCTGGCAGCGTGATTTGACCGACTCCACGGTATTGCGCAACCTGGGTGTTGGTGTGGCGCATACCCAAATCGCGCTACAAGCCAGCATGAAAGGCCTAGGTAAGCTTGAAGTTAACGAAGCCAAACTTGCGCAAGACCTTGATGACAACTGGGAAGTATTAGCCGAAGCGATTCAAACCGTTATGCGTCGTTATGGGATTGAAAAACCCTATGAAAAACTCAAGGACTTAACCCGTGGTCGTCGTGTCAACTCACAAATCATGCAAGAGTTTGTTGATCAGTTAGAATTACCGGCTGAGGCCAAGCAGAGCCTAAAAGACATGACTCCAGGCAGCTATATAGGTAACGCCCAACGTCAGGCCGAAACCATCGAATTGGCACTGACTATTTTAAAAGGCCGCTAA
- a CDS encoding HU family DNA-binding protein: MNKSELVSAIAEKAGLTKVQAASALDATVASVTAALAKGDQVAIIGFGTFKVGERAARTGRNPQTGAEMQIPAAKVPKFAAGKALKDAVN; encoded by the coding sequence ATGAATAAATCTGAATTAGTAAGCGCGATTGCAGAAAAAGCTGGCTTAACAAAAGTACAAGCTGCTAGTGCGTTAGATGCGACGGTTGCAAGTGTTACAGCTGCTTTAGCTAAGGGTGACCAGGTTGCGATCATCGGTTTCGGTACCTTTAAAGTTGGTGAACGCGCTGCACGTACAGGACGCAATCCACAAACTGGCGCTGAAATGCAGATTCCAGCGGCCAAAGTACCGAAATTTGCTGCTGGTAAGGCTCTTAAGGATGCGGTTAACTAA
- the clpP gene encoding ATP-dependent Clp endopeptidase proteolytic subunit ClpP, translating into MNSSVIRNALVPMVVEQTSRGERAYDIYSRLLKERVIFLVGQVEDHMANLIVAQMLFLEAENPDKDIHLYINSPGGSVTAGMAIYDTMRFIKPDVSTMVMGQAASMGSFLLAAGTKGKRFALPNSRVMIHQPLGGFQGQASDFEIHAREILYIKDKLNRALAENTGQPIEVIERDTDRDNFMSAQRAMEYGLVDQVLHNR; encoded by the coding sequence ATGAATAGTTCGGTAATTAGAAATGCTTTAGTGCCTATGGTTGTTGAGCAGACCAGTCGAGGTGAGCGTGCCTATGATATTTATTCACGTTTACTCAAGGAGCGCGTGATTTTTTTGGTGGGCCAAGTTGAAGACCATATGGCTAATTTAATCGTGGCGCAAATGCTTTTCTTGGAAGCAGAGAACCCTGACAAAGATATACATCTATACATCAACTCACCTGGTGGCAGTGTTACAGCTGGCATGGCGATTTATGATACGATGCGTTTTATAAAGCCTGATGTTTCCACAATGGTTATGGGTCAAGCAGCGAGTATGGGGTCATTTTTGTTGGCAGCGGGTACCAAGGGGAAACGGTTTGCTTTGCCTAATTCTCGGGTAATGATTCATCAGCCATTAGGTGGTTTTCAAGGCCAAGCGAGTGATTTTGAAATACATGCACGTGAAATATTGTATATTAAAGATAAGCTAAATCGAGCATTGGCTGAAAATACTGGCCAGCCTATTGAGGTTATTGAACGTGACACGGATCGTGATAACTTTATGAGTGCGCAACGCGCAATGGAATATGGTTTGGTCGATCAAGTATTGCACAACCGCTAG
- a CDS encoding ABC-F family ATP-binding cassette domain-containing protein, whose product MLAIQSVSLFAGTKCLLDNANLTLHPGQKVGIIGRNGVGKSTLFKAILGQQTLDAGQIAIPANWQIGYVQQEDLDSDLSALDYVLSGDTLYYQLINQLKKAEQQNDEAAMVALHDQLDHIQAYQVPLKAEQLLFGLGFEKADLSREYRAFSGGWQVRLKLAKALMQRSDLLLLDEPTNHLDIEAVAWLEQWLAAYSGAVLLISHDRHFLDQVVTGIALLEEQRIAFYSGNFESYERQRSMQLMQQQALLDKQKQRMQHLKSFISRFKAKASKAKQAQSRVKALERMEEIAPLQATNPFRFEFFNPDHLPDPMLQIEQVGFGYEVSKPLLHSVNLVLRAGDRIGLVGVNGSGKSTFLKLIVQELKPQTGKLFYAKGLKIGYFAQHQVEALDLDATPVQTLLRNFETITEQQARDFLGGFGFSHDQALSPIRHFSGGEKARLSLAVIVYQKPNLIILDEPTNHLDMDARDALDEALQAFDGALIVVSHDRHMLAGIVDQYWWVHEGQVSLFHGDLDAYLQQRLLLLKQQKLAKTEADTLTKQPGLVEESGLNKKQQRQQNAEQRKRLQQATQTQRKQLEKVNKQLVVKQQRMDELHALLADDAIYQADQLVQLNKLLAEQANCQSQLDELEMAWLVLEEEIEEIVKKFD is encoded by the coding sequence ATGTTAGCGATTCAGTCAGTATCCTTGTTTGCCGGGACTAAATGCCTATTGGACAATGCTAATTTGACCTTGCATCCTGGGCAGAAAGTAGGGATTATTGGCCGTAATGGTGTCGGTAAATCGACCTTGTTTAAAGCGATTTTAGGTCAACAAACCCTTGACGCCGGACAAATCGCGATTCCGGCAAATTGGCAAATTGGCTATGTGCAACAGGAAGACTTGGACAGTGATCTCAGCGCGCTGGATTATGTGTTATCCGGTGATACCCTGTATTATCAATTGATTAATCAGCTTAAAAAAGCCGAACAGCAGAATGACGAAGCCGCGATGGTGGCGTTGCATGATCAACTTGATCATATTCAGGCTTATCAAGTTCCGCTCAAAGCCGAGCAATTATTATTTGGCTTAGGGTTTGAAAAAGCCGATTTAAGCCGCGAATACCGCGCGTTTTCAGGCGGTTGGCAAGTTCGCCTCAAGCTGGCGAAAGCCCTGATGCAGCGTTCGGATTTATTGTTGCTGGATGAGCCCACTAACCATTTAGATATAGAAGCGGTCGCTTGGCTGGAGCAGTGGCTAGCGGCTTATTCGGGAGCGGTGTTGCTCATCTCGCATGACCGGCATTTTTTGGATCAGGTTGTCACAGGTATTGCTTTGCTGGAAGAACAGCGGATTGCGTTTTACAGCGGTAACTTTGAAAGCTATGAGCGCCAACGTAGTATGCAGTTAATGCAGCAGCAGGCGTTGCTGGATAAACAAAAACAGCGGATGCAGCATTTGAAAAGTTTTATTTCGCGATTTAAAGCGAAGGCAAGCAAAGCCAAGCAAGCGCAAAGTCGCGTCAAGGCGTTGGAACGGATGGAAGAAATCGCACCGCTGCAGGCGACCAACCCGTTTCGTTTTGAGTTTTTTAATCCGGATCATTTGCCTGATCCGATGTTGCAAATAGAACAAGTTGGTTTTGGCTATGAAGTTTCAAAGCCCTTGTTGCATTCGGTTAACCTCGTGCTACGTGCTGGCGACCGTATTGGTTTGGTTGGCGTGAATGGTAGCGGTAAATCTACTTTTTTAAAGTTGATTGTTCAAGAGCTAAAACCGCAAACCGGTAAATTGTTTTATGCTAAGGGTTTAAAAATTGGCTATTTCGCCCAGCATCAGGTGGAGGCTCTGGATTTAGATGCCACGCCGGTTCAAACCCTGTTGCGAAATTTTGAAACCATCACCGAGCAGCAGGCGCGCGATTTTTTAGGCGGTTTTGGTTTCAGCCATGATCAAGCCTTGTCACCGATTCGCCATTTTTCCGGTGGCGAGAAGGCGCGTTTATCCCTGGCTGTGATTGTGTATCAAAAGCCGAATTTAATTATCCTTGATGAGCCAACGAACCATTTGGACATGGACGCGCGTGATGCGCTGGATGAAGCGCTGCAAGCTTTTGATGGTGCGTTGATTGTGGTATCACATGATCGACACATGCTGGCTGGGATTGTTGACCAATATTGGTGGGTGCATGAAGGGCAGGTGAGTTTGTTTCATGGTGATTTGGATGCCTATTTGCAACAAAGGTTGTTATTGCTTAAACAGCAAAAACTGGCTAAAACCGAAGCAGATACCCTAACAAAGCAACCAGGCCTGGTTGAAGAATCCGGCTTAAATAAAAAGCAACAGCGCCAACAAAACGCAGAGCAACGTAAACGCCTGCAACAAGCCACCCAAACCCAGCGCAAGCAGTTGGAAAAGGTGAATAAACAATTGGTGGTTAAACAGCAACGAATGGATGAGCTTCATGCGTTATTGGCGGATGATGCGATCTATCAGGCCGATCAGTTGGTGCAATTAAATAAACTTTTGGCCGAACAAGCCAATTGTCAAAGTCAGTTGGATGAGCTTGAGATGGCGTGGTTGGTTTTAGAGGAAGAAATTGAAGAGATAGTCAAAAAATTTGACTAG
- a CDS encoding cupin domain-containing protein — MITFNQIDSQTFLKDYWQKKPLLIKQALPNFISPITPEELAGLSLEDEVESRMVLQHGTQDYELRTGPFSEQDYASLPEKNWTLLVQGMDRLIPEVQQLLNQFDFIPRWRIDDIMISYATEGGNVGPHFDHYDVFLLQAAGQRKWMLTAHNCELDNYLENTPLRLMREFNIEEEYVLEAGDILYLPPKWGHHGVALDDDCMTYSIGYRSYKGQELWDSFGDYLSESSLFQTMYLDPNWQNTQPGEINNQAWLNAKQLLQAALNDEQSLQRWFGRFATQLDQQAHNALPEPLTDEEAGDLEAFIEAIKQADYLERDPICRFAFQRICEELVLTINGFEWPTEGIADGVIMQIANHDRIDANTLQRWSKQRPVTEWLYQLWIRQFLQFPDTTEQAECFEGEA, encoded by the coding sequence ATGATTACGTTCAACCAAATTGATAGCCAAACTTTTTTAAAAGACTATTGGCAGAAAAAACCGCTACTGATTAAACAAGCCCTACCCAACTTTATCAGCCCCATTACACCGGAAGAATTGGCCGGGCTCTCGCTTGAGGATGAAGTGGAAAGCAGAATGGTGCTGCAACATGGGACGCAGGATTACGAGCTTCGCACCGGACCTTTTAGCGAACAAGACTATGCAAGCTTGCCGGAAAAAAACTGGACTCTGCTAGTTCAAGGTATGGACCGCTTGATTCCAGAGGTACAACAATTACTCAATCAGTTCGACTTTATCCCACGCTGGCGCATAGACGATATTATGATTAGCTATGCCACAGAGGGCGGCAATGTCGGCCCACACTTTGATCATTATGATGTTTTTTTATTGCAAGCCGCAGGACAGCGTAAATGGATGCTAACCGCGCATAATTGTGAACTCGATAACTACCTTGAAAACACGCCACTGCGCTTAATGCGTGAATTTAACATTGAAGAGGAATATGTCCTGGAAGCCGGTGACATTCTTTATCTCCCACCGAAATGGGGACATCATGGTGTCGCGCTGGATGATGACTGTATGACCTACTCGATTGGCTACCGCAGCTACAAAGGTCAGGAACTTTGGGACAGCTTTGGTGACTATCTATCTGAATCTAGCTTATTCCAAACGATGTACCTAGATCCTAACTGGCAAAATACCCAACCGGGTGAAATTAATAACCAGGCCTGGTTAAACGCTAAACAGTTATTACAAGCGGCATTAAACGATGAACAATCGCTGCAACGCTGGTTTGGACGCTTTGCTACGCAACTGGATCAACAGGCCCACAATGCTCTGCCTGAACCCCTAACCGATGAAGAAGCCGGAGATCTAGAGGCATTTATTGAAGCGATAAAACAAGCCGACTATCTTGAACGCGACCCGATTTGTCGTTTTGCATTCCAACGGATCTGTGAGGAACTGGTGTTAACGATCAATGGTTTTGAATGGCCGACAGAGGGCATTGCTGACGGCGTTATTATGCAGATAGCGAACCATGACCGCATCGACGCCAATACATTACAGCGCTGGAGCAAGCAACGCCCGGTAACTGAATGGCTTTACCAGCTTTGGATCAGACAGTTCCTACAGTTTCCAGACACCACGGAACAAGCAGAGTGCTTTGAAGGCGAAGCCTAA
- a CDS encoding YgaP family membrane protein, translating to MIIERVVLMVAGSVVLVSLGLALYVSQAWLLLTAFVGLNLIISGVFRFCPMVVILKKLGLKHGSPFVKPQA from the coding sequence ATGATTATCGAACGTGTAGTTTTAATGGTAGCAGGCTCTGTTGTACTGGTTAGCCTTGGTTTAGCCCTTTATGTTTCACAAGCCTGGTTACTTCTAACCGCTTTTGTAGGCTTAAACCTAATTATTTCTGGTGTATTTCGTTTTTGCCCGATGGTAGTGATTCTGAAAAAACTAGGCCTGAAGCACGGCTCACCGTTTGTTAAGCCACAAGCTTAA
- the tig gene encoding trigger factor, whose product MQVSVVKPEQGLEHKLSVSFPSNEFDAKVEKRLNEMRRTVKMDGFRPGKVPMNMVKKRYLPQVQQELLGETLHYAFFDAMDKEGYNPAGYPAFDDVKLENGEIKFEARFDVYPQITLPAFDSIEVEKLSAEVKEEDVDKMIQRLQEQRSAWKPAGAAKKANMGEQVIIDFVGKLDGVEFDGGKAENVPLELGSGRMIPGFEDGIIGMKKGETKTIDVTFPEQYQAEHLKGKTAQFDITVHSVQTKQLPELDEEFIKSFGIEDGTVESLRKEIRENMERELKRTLDAKNRQAAFDALEKAVDIEVPKSLVAQEAETMLENYMQRLEQQGMPKGQMPGLTADIFSEEAKKRVKLGLVIGDVIKANDIQASEADLDAFIAEQASAYEEPEEIKQWYKENPQRLNEARSVIVESAVAKKIMSEAKVNEVTKAFDEIVSASAA is encoded by the coding sequence ATGCAAGTATCTGTTGTAAAACCTGAGCAAGGCCTAGAGCACAAGTTGAGTGTGAGTTTTCCATCTAATGAATTTGATGCCAAGGTTGAAAAGCGCTTAAATGAAATGCGCCGCACTGTTAAGATGGATGGTTTCCGTCCAGGCAAAGTTCCAATGAATATGGTTAAAAAACGTTATTTGCCACAAGTTCAACAAGAACTTTTGGGCGAAACGCTTCATTATGCCTTTTTTGATGCAATGGATAAGGAAGGCTACAATCCAGCGGGTTACCCAGCGTTTGATGATGTAAAGCTAGAAAATGGCGAGATAAAGTTCGAAGCTCGTTTTGATGTTTATCCTCAGATTACTTTGCCTGCTTTTGACAGCATTGAAGTTGAAAAGCTTAGCGCAGAAGTTAAAGAAGAAGACGTTGACAAGATGATTCAACGACTTCAAGAGCAACGTTCTGCTTGGAAGCCTGCCGGCGCTGCTAAAAAAGCCAATATGGGTGAGCAGGTCATTATTGATTTTGTTGGAAAATTGGATGGTGTGGAATTTGACGGCGGTAAAGCAGAAAATGTTCCTTTAGAACTAGGTTCTGGTCGAATGATTCCAGGTTTTGAAGACGGTATTATTGGGATGAAAAAAGGTGAAACTAAAACGATTGATGTTACTTTCCCAGAACAGTACCAGGCTGAACACCTAAAGGGTAAAACAGCACAGTTTGATATTACTGTCCATTCTGTTCAGACCAAACAATTACCTGAGTTAGATGAAGAGTTTATAAAGTCATTTGGTATCGAAGACGGTACGGTTGAGTCTTTACGTAAAGAAATTCGTGAAAACATGGAGCGTGAATTAAAGCGCACCTTGGATGCTAAAAACCGCCAGGCCGCTTTCGATGCTTTAGAGAAGGCGGTTGATATTGAGGTGCCAAAATCTTTAGTAGCTCAAGAAGCAGAAACTATGTTGGAAAACTATATGCAGCGTTTAGAACAGCAGGGCATGCCTAAGGGGCAAATGCCTGGTCTAACGGCTGACATCTTTAGTGAGGAAGCAAAAAAACGCGTTAAGCTAGGCTTGGTTATTGGCGATGTGATTAAGGCTAATGATATTCAAGCTTCAGAAGCTGACCTTGATGCATTTATTGCTGAGCAGGCCTCTGCCTATGAAGAGCCGGAAGAGATTAAACAGTGGTACAAAGAGAATCCACAGCGCCTAAACGAAGCGCGTTCTGTGATTGTTGAGTCTGCTGTGGCGAAAAAAATCATGTCAGAAGCGAAAGTGAATGAGGTCACTAAAGCATTTGATGAGATTGTTAGCGCATCAGCCGCTTAA
- the clpX gene encoding ATP-dependent Clp protease ATP-binding subunit ClpX produces MKEKMLYCSFCGKSQDEVRKLIAGPSVYICDECIELCNDILQEELGADVEHSFDLENLPTPHEISAILDDYVIGQEKAKKVLSVAVYNHYRRLQNANNSDEVELTKSNILLIGPTGSGKTLLAQTMARLLDVPFAIADATTLTEAGYVGEDVESIVLKLLQRCDNDPAKAERGIIYIDEIDKITRKSENPSITRDVSGEGVQQALLKLIEGTQAAVPPQGGRKHPNQEMIYVDTSKILFIVGGAFEGLDKIIEQRTEKNLGIGFSADIKSKDKVKTLTQKFAEIEPEDLTKFGLIPEFVGRLPVIASLTELDEKALVQILTAPKNALVKQFQKMFELEGAQLEFRNDALTEIAKLAIARKTGARGLRSILEQVLLDTMYDLPSMKNVEKVVVNKAVIQGKKPPMVVYHDVAKAASE; encoded by the coding sequence ATGAAAGAAAAAATGTTATATTGCTCTTTTTGTGGAAAGAGTCAAGATGAGGTGCGTAAGCTTATAGCTGGCCCATCAGTTTATATTTGTGATGAATGCATTGAACTATGCAACGATATTTTGCAGGAAGAATTAGGGGCGGATGTTGAGCATAGTTTTGACCTTGAAAACCTGCCCACTCCACATGAGATTAGTGCCATTCTTGATGATTATGTGATCGGTCAAGAAAAAGCGAAAAAAGTCTTATCGGTTGCGGTTTATAACCATTATCGTCGTTTGCAAAACGCAAACAATTCCGATGAGGTTGAGTTAACAAAGAGCAATATTCTGCTGATTGGGCCAACCGGTTCAGGTAAAACCTTATTGGCGCAGACCATGGCGCGTTTACTTGACGTACCGTTTGCCATTGCCGATGCGACTACCCTGACCGAAGCCGGTTACGTTGGCGAGGATGTTGAAAGTATTGTTTTAAAACTGCTTCAACGTTGCGATAATGACCCGGCAAAAGCCGAGCGTGGCATCATTTACATTGATGAGATAGATAAAATTACCCGTAAATCTGAAAACCCTTCGATTACTCGTGATGTGTCGGGTGAAGGTGTTCAGCAGGCTTTGCTAAAATTGATTGAAGGTACGCAAGCTGCCGTTCCACCACAGGGAGGACGTAAGCATCCGAATCAGGAAATGATTTATGTTGATACCTCAAAAATTTTGTTTATTGTGGGGGGCGCTTTTGAAGGGCTAGACAAGATTATCGAACAGCGCACTGAAAAGAATTTAGGGATTGGTTTTTCTGCAGATATCAAATCTAAAGATAAGGTTAAGACTCTAACTCAAAAGTTTGCTGAAATTGAACCAGAGGACTTAACAAAGTTTGGTTTAATTCCTGAGTTTGTAGGACGTTTGCCCGTTATTGCTTCACTGACTGAGTTAGATGAAAAAGCCTTGGTTCAGATTCTAACCGCACCCAAAAATGCACTGGTTAAGCAGTTTCAAAAAATGTTTGAGCTTGAAGGTGCGCAGCTAGAGTTTAGAAACGATGCTTTAACTGAAATCGCTAAACTTGCTATTGCCAGAAAAACCGGGGCGCGTGGTTTACGTTCGATCCTTGAGCAGGTTTTGTTGGATACCATGTATGATTTACCTAGCATGAAAAATGTTGAGAAAGTGGTTGTTAACAAAGCGGTTATTCAGGGCAAAAAGCCACCGATGGTGGTTTATCATGATGTTGCTAAAGCAGCGAGTGAATAA